One stretch of bacterium DNA includes these proteins:
- a CDS encoding S8 family serine peptidase, whose translation MKKQTKILIVIIVLAATAAIVGSWRVSQFARLHPNLSTDSEPQQRPDPDKQPQSEQHPTTPESLQSPDVSQSQGGTTTTSKLVRFESDRAKDVFIAHNRLQPEQLEYISALGVYRVSASTDQTEGSKVYNSQRYRVLLTPNDTFYSSQWHFAKVHAPATWDNTVGDSSVTVAVIDTGFALEHQDLDDAWYVNDGESGVTESEGAEPNCTSRALSLDKSCNNIDDDADGYVDNRLGWDFANIDNNVQTGETDPLDSATTHGTLVSGLIAAESSNAQGVAGMSWHTKILPLQALTDLGEGDTVSVALAIHYAVTHGAQVINLSLGSDGDDPLVAEQIEYAHEQGVVVVAAAGNENEGTLSYPANYPTVIAVGATDTADVRASFSNYGSNLALVAPGTSICSTSWSSANQTTRYTCGSAGTSFSSPIVAGAAALLLAQNTTLTPTQVKSALTATATKVAGMSGQSFTTRYGYGRLNMYEALKSVSYTAPSGQPLSTRQVSLAAISGHTRPELNSTCVSPVPNAVCRVRAIRTTDNAVAWLDDGVGAPPDYNLYWNASAVGMSSGSWLIQTYVESEGKRSMVSQELLTVSP comes from the coding sequence ATGAAAAAACAAACAAAAATACTTATAGTAATTATTGTCCTTGCGGCCACTGCGGCAATCGTCGGGAGTTGGCGCGTTTCTCAATTTGCAAGATTGCATCCTAATCTTTCCACTGATTCAGAGCCGCAACAGCGACCCGACCCAGACAAACAACCGCAGTCCGAACAGCATCCAACCACGCCCGAAAGCTTACAGTCACCCGATGTGTCGCAGTCGCAAGGTGGTACGACCACTACTTCGAAGTTGGTTCGTTTTGAGAGCGATCGAGCTAAAGATGTGTTCATTGCGCATAATCGATTACAGCCTGAACAACTCGAGTATATTAGCGCACTCGGAGTGTATCGAGTGAGCGCCTCGACAGATCAGACTGAAGGATCGAAGGTCTATAATTCGCAGCGATATCGTGTACTGCTTACGCCAAACGACACGTTTTATAGCTCGCAATGGCACTTCGCGAAAGTACATGCTCCAGCCACTTGGGATAACACAGTGGGCGATAGTTCAGTCACGGTTGCAGTGATCGATACTGGCTTTGCTCTCGAGCATCAAGACCTTGATGACGCGTGGTATGTGAACGATGGCGAGTCGGGAGTTACCGAATCGGAGGGCGCGGAGCCAAATTGCACCAGCCGGGCGCTGTCGCTTGATAAGTCCTGTAATAATATCGATGATGATGCGGATGGCTATGTAGACAATCGACTCGGCTGGGATTTTGCGAACATCGACAATAACGTGCAGACAGGGGAGACGGATCCTCTAGACTCGGCAACTACTCATGGCACGCTCGTGTCAGGCTTGATTGCCGCCGAATCAAGCAATGCGCAGGGCGTTGCTGGAATGAGTTGGCACACCAAGATCCTTCCGTTGCAGGCACTGACTGACTTAGGTGAAGGCGATACCGTATCGGTTGCACTAGCCATTCACTATGCGGTGACACATGGCGCGCAGGTGATCAATCTCAGTCTTGGTTCTGATGGTGATGACCCTCTGGTAGCTGAGCAGATAGAATACGCGCATGAACAGGGTGTGGTCGTGGTAGCTGCAGCCGGCAATGAAAACGAGGGCACACTTTCTTATCCAGCGAATTATCCAACCGTGATAGCTGTCGGGGCAACTGACACTGCGGATGTGCGCGCGAGCTTTTCAAACTATGGCTCAAATCTGGCCTTGGTGGCTCCTGGCACCTCGATCTGTTCGACGAGTTGGTCCTCGGCTAATCAGACCACTCGGTATACATGCGGAAGCGCCGGTACGTCATTTTCGTCACCAATTGTGGCGGGTGCCGCAGCATTGTTACTTGCTCAAAACACAACATTGACGCCGACACAAGTGAAGTCCGCTTTGACCGCAACCGCCACAAAAGTCGCTGGAATGAGTGGTCAGTCGTTTACGACTCGCTATGGCTATGGTCGCTTGAACATGTATGAAGCACTGAAATCAGTTTCCTACACGGCTCCATCTGGTCAACCGCTCAGTACGCGCCAAGTAAGTCTCGCAGCTATATCTGGGCACACGCGACCAGAACTGAACTCCACTTGCGTCTCGCCTGTTCCCAATGCCGTATGTCGGGTGCGGGCAATCCGTACGACAGATAATGCGGTGGCGTGGCTTGATGACGGTGTTGGCGCCCCCCCAGATTACAACCTCTATTGGAATGCTTCAGCAGTGGGCATGAGCTCGGGCAGTTGGTTGATACAGACATACGTTGAGAGCGAAGGGAAGCGCAGTATGGTAAGCCAGGAGCTGCTCACCGTTAGTCCGTAG